A single genomic interval of Pseudorasbora parva isolate DD20220531a chromosome 21, ASM2467924v1, whole genome shotgun sequence harbors:
- the ndufb8 gene encoding NADH dehydrogenase [ubiquinone] 1 beta subcomplex subunit 8, mitochondrial yields the protein MRAVEYQRGKMAALRAGLLTRALTKGKTPIISQMVVGTRAASGPSKDMLPGPYPKTPEERAAAAKKYNMTLEDYQPFPDDGQGHGDYPMLPNRSQHERDPWYQWDHPDLRRNWGEPIHYDFDMYIRNRVDTSPSPVDWRTMRNTLLGFVGFMLLMFGLGEMLPSYQPVAPKQFPYNDLYLERGGDPEKEPEPVNHYEI from the exons ATGCGCGCTGTGGAGTATCAGAGAGGCAAGATGGCGGCCCTCAGAGCGGGTCTCCTGACCCGAGCACTTACTAAAGGAAAAACACCGATAATCTCTCAAATGGTCGTCGGAACAAGAGCAG CCTCTGGTCCTTCGAAGGACATGCTGCCTGGTCCGTACCCCAAAACCCCAGAGGAGAGAGCGGCAGCGGCCAAGAAATACAACATGACGCTGGAAGATTATCAGCCCTTTCCTGATGACGGCCAGGG GCATGGCGACTACCCCATGCTTCCGAACCGATCGCAGCATGAGCGAGACCCCTGGTATCAGTGGGACCATCCTGATCTGAGGAGGAACTGGGGAGAGCCG ATCCACTATGACTTTGACATGTACATCAGGAACCGTGTGGACACGTCTCCGAGCCCCGTGGACTGGAGGACCATGCGAAACACCCTGCTGGGCTTCGTGGGCTTCATGTTGCTGATGTTTGGCTTGGGCGAGATGTTACCGAGCTACCAGCCCGTG GCGCCTAAACAGTTTCCTTACAACGACCTGTACCTGGAGCGAGGCGGAGACCCGGAGAAAGAGCCAGAACCTGTCAATCATTATGAAATCTGA